ccaggagcttatacctgggacagtctctcacggactttcgtacgtgggacagccggtcagaagctcatcctgggacagtcttgaaaggctttttttaagtggattcgattcggatgatgactgaggtatagacttgaatagtccagagccagaaagaaaatgttaaaaatcatgtgattataaaaagagaaatgaaagataagacatgaaataattgttgaataaaagtgtttcacctgttaacatatgatgatgcatctattttaacaagacagaaaatttatgaatatttgcattattctgaacattgaacatcgaattttatattttattgtttatctttatttttagattatattattatatcagtgtgatatgaaaattcttactgagctataaagctcacacctcttcatctttctttttcttctcagagttacaggatgcttatgattggctattgcttagatttacggatgagcagaaggataaatagagtgtcatagtatctgatcagagaattgaagaaatttaaattataattatgcaagattttatgagttattattaaaattaaatattatggttgataaagttgtaatgatttaatttggccttgcatattctttagggcttgctctaaggagtgtatggccatcacgtatccgacccgggtattgggttcggggcgtgacaatatgttaggttaatatgattaatctagttgtcttccgctatattttatttaaaaaaattttgaaatacgtaTATGAAATCGTCTATAATTTCCAATAGTTAAGGCCACCCACTCAAAGCACTTCGAatctctccattcatctacccaTATCGATTTTAGTATACGACCAATAGGTAAGGATCACCCACTACATACATTTGAAAACACCACAAGCTTTTTACATAGATTTCAAAGAACCCATGGTGTATGGCTTATAGCTAAGGATCACCCACCATAGAGCATTCTAAGCCTTTCTTTGAGATCATTCACTATATAGATCTTAAAGTACTTTAAACCTCTTCATTCATCTACTGCAAATAGAAAAATAGTATCATAATTAGATCCAACTATCAATCTGGCTAAGTTTCGAACCAATGAAATCCTATCACACCTTACGTGTGGCTATGAAAGGATATCTTATTTATTAATCAATTAAAAACATCAAAATACTCTATATTTATTGAccaattaaaaatatcaaaatatcaaaATGAGATGCCAAAAAGTCATTAAAGAATTGACCAAATCTTTTAAGCATCTTGATACCTATCAACATAAGACCGTTCAAAACCCGAGCCCGTAGCATGTCTCTTGAAAGTGAAAGGGAAATTTTTCTATTACTCGACGTGGGACTACAATTAGGACGTTAACTTACCGGGTTCTAATCACCGCCTCCCCCAGCTTTCGTAAAACCCCAACTAAAACCCAATTTTCTCCCACTCTTCTCCCATGCTCATGGCTTCCTCAAGCCAGGATATCTCCGAACCGTCGAGCTCCGCCTCACCCTCTCACGACTCTTCTCCCCCTCCTCCCTCCTACGACCCTCCGCCCGCGTCGGACCTTTTCCGCTCCCCCCTGGTCGAGGGCCTCCTCGACTAGATCGAACGACGAACCAACGCGCCTCGTCTTCCGATTCGCGGACCCGTGTGAGTTCCAGGACTCCGCGGACTGTGTCCCCCGGTTTTTCTACGAGGAGGGTTGAGGTGTTTCTGCGGAACAACAAGTCGGAGGCCTGGCTCCAAGTTTTTGATTAGGATCCCGACGATGACGTGTATGACTGATATGAAAACTAATCAAAATCGTCTCCTTTTATGACTCACAATCCTTATTGTTGTAGGAACGTGTCTGGTCCTCTGTTAGGAAACTTCGGGCGTTTGCCATCCCTATAAATATACCACGACCTGAGTCCTCTCTTTGCAATCCCCTACCCTTCCAAGCCCAAATCCCTAGCATCTCTTCATGGCCACCGAGACCCATGCAAAACTCCTCCTCCAAAAACAGCTCAAGGAGCTCTACCGGAACGCCGTAGAAGGCTTCTCCGCTGGCCTCGTCGATGAGAACAACATCTTCGAGTGGAAGGTGACCATCATTGGTCCCGTCGACACCATCTACGAAGGTGGCGTGTTCGACGTCGTGATGACGTTTCCACCTAACTACCCCAACAGCCCGCCTGAGGTCCGCTTCACGTCGGAGATGTGGCATCCCAACGTGTACACCGACGGGCGCGTGTGCATCTCCATCCTGCATGCCCCTGGCGACGACCCGCATGGTTACGAGAAGGCCAGCGAGCGGTGGTTGCCCGTGCACACCGTCACAACCATAATTCTAAGCGTCATCTCCATGCTTTCGAGCCCTAACGTTGAGTCGCCGGCCAATGTGGACGCTGCGATCGAGTGGAGGGAGAGGAGACATGCGTTCAGGAAGAAGGTTGCTCGCATAGTAAGGAGGTCTCAGGAAATGCTGTGAGCGGTTGAGGGTTTTGTCGGTTCCTATAACCAATTTTGTTCCACGATTGTTATTATCTAATTCGGTTTAGTAGTTATatgatttaataaatttttgtttTTAGGAGGAATTTTTCTCGTCGGCAGGGAAAGAAGATACGgtgaaataaatattataatttctacGGGATTTTGATCATGTGAGAAggctttaatttttatttattggttTCCTGATGATGAAATCTTTTATGCGGAAACTTGTGGAAGAAagtgcaaaaatattttttttatttttttgttagaaaatattgcaaccttctttctgcttttcttaatTATATCACCGTGGATGAGAATTCTATTCAATTGAATCTATcggagatggagagagaaaatattttcttattttttgttaGATGTCTTATCGAATATGATCTCcaaatcttttttttctcctctattGCTAACTAAAATTAGTGGAAAGAACCTAGGCCTCTTGTGACCATACAAGAGACCTTATACACTCAGCCAGAGTTGAGATCTCAATCTCCAATTACCAGAATATTCCCTAGTTAACAATAAATTTTACATAGGCATTCTAGTTCTAGCCGATAGGCATTAGATACTTGCCATTCACAAGATCTAGTTTTTTGATCGCTCTTCTAAAATAAACCATCTCCTCCTACCAAAATACTTGGCTCCTAGAATACCACTGCCCCACCCGACACAGACACCAAGACGGAGGATGAAACAAAATTTTAATCACAAATACTATTAGGATTATTcttttttaatcataattttttctaggTGGAGAGAAGCGTTTTGTTTCTGTGGAACAGCAACTCGGATTCCTGTCTCTAACTTCTTGATACAGATTCCGATGCTGACATGGAGTGCCAGTGTATGTTGTTGGTATGCATCAGAGTTGTGGCACtccttgctttcacatagcagaATGTGAGTGGGTGAGTTTTCTTAGATGCTGAAACTTAGGGTCTTTCTCTAAGCTTGAAAATTTCGGTTGGAAATGGAGGTAATCTACTGCCCGAACTAATCTTATTTCTCACTAGCAACTTGACGAGACTATCCCAAATATCAAGAACTAAAAAAATTGAGGTGGACCGACTTTGTATTATCGGCCTCCAGCCGGCCTTTGGCCCAGACGTTAACCAAGCTAAGAAGAAATGGCACCCTTGAACCTCGAAGCAGTCATTAGTACGAGGCCTCGGTTCTATTCCAATTGCGGATTGCTAGCTCATTCACCCACAtgaaaagtccataactatttaacAATTTTAATTTGTAGATTAGTGGGAAGATTCTCTATCCTAACAATCTGTTAGAATATGACTTAATGACCAAAAGAATCAGGCCTAACGGTCTACAAATTCTAGCTAACAACCTATAACTCTATCTCAATATTAAGAGGTACTAAGGGATCCCTAGGTAAGATCAATTTTTGGAAGGGAATATCATATCCTCCGTTCTTACTCTCCCATGCTCACTCTCAccattctcctttttttcttttattattctcAAGCTTTGGCTAACTTAACCGTTGGAAAGTCCTCCACTAAAAAACAGACTTGTCTTTTAGATTCCCTTTCGACGCCATAGCCTCTGATCATTATccaacactacaagaaaataagttattagctacaaaaaattttcatcgctaataagccaaattcatcgctaataatcattagcgacaaaaatttcatcgctaaaattttatcgcaaaaaataccatcttgataatattttacgacaaaaatttattttcgtcGCCAATAAAAGTAATTTGCGacgaaatatttttatcgtaaaaaactAAAAACGAAAAAACTTATtcgtaaaaaaataatttacgacaAAAATTATTCGTCGTTATTATTTCAAACTTTTAAGCAATGAAAATTTTCTGTcgccaaaaattttatttaattaaaaaataaaaattaaaaaactttagTGACTAatatttacgtcataaataaatatttttttgataaaattttacattgctaataattattttcgatgaaaaatttttcgtcactgtgaattatatattttttaaaaaattaaatcatttttataatttttttgcgatgaaTATTTCATTGGTAATAATTTCGccgctaatttttttaaaaaaatttggatatatttttttaagttatatgtataatattttttgtaaattaagaaatttgaaaaaaaattacataataaaatgataaataaattttattattttattatatcaaattaaaattacaagagttttaaaaaaaatacatcaaagagTTGTCATATATCGGCATGTGGAGAACGAGGTGGGGATGGAGAATGCTCGACGGAGCTCGGACCAGCCTACTGCTGGCTCAGCATCTGGATCGTTTGCTCCATAtgtgccatccactccatcatctggatctggagcggCTGATACTGGTCGACGTGTGCAGCCAGCTCCTGAGTTCGttgctcagcctgctgtcgatcctcgacagcctgctTCTGCACCTCCATCAATCGAGCCTGGCACATAGATGGATCTCAGCCCTAGATGATCGTGAAGATGAAGGAGCAGTGATCTCATATcttagactcctaacataacaggacctcgtaccgagcatccgatcacagatctcataaATCTCATCACAGATCACAGATCCGATATCTTGCAGGCCCCACACGGCCACGGGCTGCCGCCCTGGCCAGGCGGCTGTCCCGGCATGCCGACCGCAGCACGTGGTGGCCCGTAGGCCCCATGCAGTCGCGGGCCGTCATCCCGACATGTCAGTCGCGGCACACGACGGCCCGTAGGCCCCATGCGGCCGTGGGCCGCTGTCCCGACCAAGCGGCCGTCCCGACACACCGGTCGCGACACGCGGCGGCCTGCAGGCCCCATGTGGTTGTGGGCCACCATCTTGGCCAAGCGGCTGTCCAGCACATCGGCCGCAGCATACAGCGGCCCACAGGCCCCGCGCGGCTGCGGGCTGCCGTCCCGACACATCGACCGCGGCACGCGGCGGCCCGTAGGCCCCACGCAGCCACTGGTCGCTGTCTCGACCCAAGCAGCTGGCCGTGGCATGCAGCGGCCTGCAGGCCCATAGGCCCCACGTGGCCACGGGCCACCATCCCGGCCAAGCGGCCGCGTCATGCGGTGGCCCGCATGCCTCACTTGACCGCAGGCCTCTGGCCACGGCACACCGACCGCTTAGAATTGACTGAATGGTagagccgtgggtattttatttCAATTCGAATAAAAGCGAAAATAATTTGGATAGATGATGTTGTGCTGTAGAAAGGAGTACATCATTAGTTCCATATTTTTTatggatcaaaaaaatattgatttatataaaaaatgatCATCTATCTCACGTAAGGTGTCTGAAAGATAAAACTATAAAGCGCATGAGCTGGAGCACTCTCTTTGATTGGAGGGGCTATGTGATGCCGTAAAAAGGACCATCCATCCCTTTTCAAGcctattttgatcaaatcaaattcctGCACTCTCCTTGACCGGAGGGGCTATGTGATGATGTAAAATGGACCATCCATCCCTTTTCAAgcctattttggctaaatcaaatTCCTGCCTCAAAATGGGTTTTGGATTTTGGGGAGAAAattgaaaaacaaacaaaaaaaaattaccgACTGTTGTGATTGTATTCatgttttcttaaaaattttaagcctttttatctttaaaaaaaacttttttcaaaCTCGAACCCAAAACCCGACCTcaaaaatcttgagaaaaaaatattggtcAGAAATTTTGCAAAAAATTACCATGGATTTTTTCTCAACCCAAGTATCCTCGTTTCCCAATCTCCGATCTAATTGGCAAATACTCCGGTCACCGACAACCATGCCCAGCTATCATGGTTATAAAACGGACCGACGGGCGGGTACGGGACTGTGGTCGTTTTCTTTGGctcctaaaaataaaaatttaataaatttttgactttAGGAGGAATTTTTCTCATCGGCAGGGAAAGAGGATATGgtgaaataaatattataatttctatagAATTTTGATCATGTGAGAAGTGCGATTTAATTTAAGTAAGCTTTGAAATAtgctttaatttttatttattggttTCCTGATGAAATCTTTTATGCTGAAACATGTGAAAGAAAGTGTaaaagtatttttctttttttttgttagaaaatGTAGCAACTTTTTTTTTGCTCTTCTTAATTATATCACTGTgaatgagaaatcttttcaattGAATCTATTCgagatggagagagaaaatattttcttaattttttgtaAGATGTCTTCTTCGAATATCATCTCCAAACCCTTTTTTCTCCTCTATTGCTAACTAAAATTGGTGGGAAGAACCTAGACCTCTTGTGACCATGTAAGAGACCGTATACACTCAGCCAGAGTCGAGATCTCAGTCTCCAATTCCCACAATAATCCCTAGTTAACAATAAGTTTTACATCGGCATTCTTGTTCTAGCTGATAGGCATTAGATACTTGCCATTCATAAGGTCTAATTTCTTGATCGCTATTCTAAAATAAACCATCTTTTCCTACTAAAATACTCGGCTCCTAGAATACCACTGCCCCACCCGACGCAAACACCAAGATGAAGGACGAAACAGATTTTTAATCGCAAATTCTGTTAGGATTAttcttttttaatcataaatttttctAAGTGGAGAGGAGCGTTTTGTTTCTATGGAACAGCAACGCGGATTCCTGGCTCCAACTTCTTAATGCGGATTCCAATGCTCACATTGAGTGCCAGTGTGTGTTGTTGATATGCATCAGAGTTGTGGCACTCCTTGCTTTCACACAGCAGAATGTGGGTGGATGAGTTTTCTTAGATGCTGAAACTTAGGGTCTTTCTCTGAGCTTGAAGATTTCTGTTTGAAATGGAGGTAATCTACTACCCGAACCAATCTTTCTCTTCTCGAGACACGATCGAGCACTCACTAGCAACTCGGTGAGACTATCCCAAATATCAAGAACTGAAAAATTGAGATGGACCGACTTTGTATTATCGACCTCCAACCGACCTTTCGCCTAGATGTTAACCAAGCCAGTGGTTGGAGCCTTACTAACCCTATGGTTAGATCTCATCGAAAATGAAAAATAAAGCCATGCAGTTGATAAGAAGAGATGGCACCCTTGAACCTCAAAGCAGTCATTGGTATAAGGCCTCGGTTCTGTGCCAGCTGCAGATTGCTAACTCATTCACCCACATGAAAGATCCACAACTATTTAGCAACTTTGATTTGTAGGTTAGTGGAAAGATTATCTCTTTTAACAATCTATCAGAATATGGCTTAATGACCAAAAGAATCAGACCTAATGGTCTACAAATCCTAGCTAACAACCTATAACTCTATCTCAATATCAAGAGGTACTAAGGGGACTCCCAAGTAAGGTCAATTTTTGGAGGAGAATATCATATCCTCCACTTTTACTCTCCCATGCTCACTCTCAccattctctcttttttctttattgTTCTCAAGCTTTGGCTAACTTAACCATTGGAGAGTCTCCCATTGAAAAACAGGCTTCTCTTGTAGATTCTCTTTCAACGCCATAGCCTTCGATCAGCATCCAACCTCAGCCGCATCTGCCTCAGATTGAAGACTTGCAGCAATAGATTAGCATTAGAAGGAGTTGAAAGCCCATTCAAAGAGGAAAAAGAATATTGTATGGACAAGAGCACACAATTCCACCTCCTCTCACTAACAATCCATCTACGGCAGCTAGAGTAGCACCACCTAAGGGTCCATCGCTATGCAGTCCCTTGTTATGATGAATCCACTACCATTCGATGCCCTGATTCACCAGATCAAGCTCTGACTAGCACTGTGTAACGACTCTAGTGGTGGTGAAGCAATTACAACATTTGGAGCCGATTCGTCAAGGGGCTCCTTCTTGACATAGCTAACGGTCTTACTTCAAGAGCCTGAAATCCACCCCCTTATGGTGCCTTCACTTTGCTCCTACTTTTGCACCCCAATCATCATCTCATCGGAGCCCGAGGGAGGAGGATCACGATGGTGCTCTTCCTCCAATAGAGATTCGACCTTAGGCTACTCCCCTAGGCCCGAAAAGTCACATCGAGGGGAAGAGCTCAAAAAAAATG
The sequence above is a segment of the Elaeis guineensis isolate ETL-2024a chromosome 7, EG11, whole genome shotgun sequence genome. Coding sequences within it:
- the LOC140859390 gene encoding ubiquitin-conjugating enzyme E2 7-like, which encodes MATETHAKLLLQKQLKELYRNAVEGFSAGLVDENNIFEWKVTIIGPVDTIYEGGVFDVVMTFPPNYPNSPPEVRFTSEMWHPNVYTDGRVCISILHAPGDDPHGYEKASERWLPVHTVTTIILSVISMLSSPNVESPANVDAAIEWRERRHAFRKKVARIVRRSQEML